From the Gordonia bronchialis DSM 43247 genome, one window contains:
- a CDS encoding sensor histidine kinase produces MPLPDIRRTPDSAFLATLLAIAVAVAVGADYPDTVVWRAVPGAIAGGVLAVTLIRSGWFGPRGFVVGPSSGWPIMLTMWASALVCTVAFSGGATLWIGYIAMVAAANAPGGLATGVTLAAPVMGALAWRSFSLDHSGSTMLVNLLAAALAFVYVQTRRRRREAEELAAAQREVIEVERTRALAADHQREVAARLHDVLAHTLSGLIVTLQGASLMARQQQVATELDDKLRTAVALARDGLHEARDAVESLREPVISTAEPIGDWLRRTVGRLSTATGLDVTVVGDPDLISPSWQNLARSVLMEGLTNSLRHAAGAPVRISIDGSEVTVVSDAGGRALVDREHPSGGHGLSGLAERVSAAGGLLRYGPTADGFTLNMRMTTNDDEGGAQ; encoded by the coding sequence GTGCCACTCCCCGACATCCGCCGAACCCCCGACAGCGCGTTCCTGGCCACCCTGCTCGCCATCGCCGTTGCCGTGGCCGTCGGCGCCGACTACCCGGATACCGTCGTGTGGCGGGCCGTGCCCGGGGCGATCGCCGGTGGGGTGCTCGCAGTGACGCTCATCCGATCCGGCTGGTTCGGCCCGCGCGGCTTCGTCGTCGGCCCGTCGAGTGGCTGGCCGATCATGCTGACGATGTGGGCCTCGGCACTGGTGTGCACCGTGGCATTCTCCGGCGGCGCGACGCTGTGGATCGGCTACATCGCCATGGTTGCCGCGGCCAACGCCCCCGGTGGGCTGGCCACCGGTGTCACCCTCGCGGCACCGGTGATGGGTGCACTGGCCTGGCGCAGCTTCTCCCTGGACCATTCCGGGTCCACGATGCTGGTCAATCTGCTGGCCGCCGCGCTGGCCTTCGTGTACGTGCAGACCCGGCGTCGACGACGCGAGGCCGAGGAGCTCGCCGCCGCACAGCGCGAGGTGATCGAGGTCGAACGGACACGGGCGCTGGCCGCCGACCACCAGCGTGAGGTGGCCGCCCGCCTGCACGACGTACTCGCCCATACCCTTTCGGGACTCATCGTCACACTGCAGGGCGCCTCGCTGATGGCCCGGCAGCAGCAGGTCGCCACCGAGCTCGACGACAAGCTGCGCACGGCCGTCGCGCTGGCGCGGGACGGGCTGCACGAGGCGCGCGATGCCGTCGAATCGTTGCGTGAGCCCGTCATCTCCACCGCCGAACCGATCGGCGACTGGCTGCGACGTACCGTCGGACGGCTCAGTACGGCAACGGGTCTCGACGTCACCGTCGTCGGCGATCCGGACCTGATCTCCCCGTCCTGGCAGAATCTGGCTCGCTCGGTCCTGATGGAGGGTCTGACCAATTCCCTCCGGCACGCCGCCGGGGCCCCGGTACGGATCTCCATCGACGGTTCCGAGGTCACCGTCGTCTCCGACGCCGGTGGGCGCGCACTCGTGGATCGCGAACACCCCAGCGGTGGCCACGGACTATCCGGTCTGGCCGAACGTGTCAGTGCCGCAGGTGGCCTCCTGCGGTACGGTCCGACCGCTGACGGGTTCACACTGAACATGCGGATGACCACGAACGACGACGAGGGTGGCGCACAGTGA
- a CDS encoding LLM class flavin-dependent oxidoreductase: protein MRYGICILPDQPWSAARPLWQRAEEMGFHHAWTYDHMVWGGLPDSQWFSCVPTLTAAAAVTSRIKLGPYVTSPNFRHPAAFSREVQTLTDISDGRLMVGLGVGGTPDDKILGQPKLAVRQRVDRFQEFVEVLDRTLSEDHVSIDGTYFRTDDMRLVGGSVRARVPLLLAGNGPRSVRFAARHGDGWITTGSPSETIDDWFDAVARSVDVLREARAGDDAPFDTYLSLDASPRNALESVGFFDDLVGRATELGFSDVVVHWPRKTEPYRAPLAVLEQIASRGLR from the coding sequence ATGCGGTACGGCATCTGCATCCTGCCCGACCAGCCGTGGTCGGCGGCGCGGCCACTGTGGCAGCGTGCCGAAGAGATGGGGTTTCACCACGCGTGGACCTATGACCACATGGTGTGGGGCGGACTGCCCGATTCGCAGTGGTTCTCCTGTGTCCCGACGCTGACCGCTGCAGCCGCGGTGACCTCCCGGATCAAGCTCGGCCCCTACGTGACCTCCCCCAATTTCCGTCACCCGGCTGCGTTCTCACGCGAGGTGCAGACGCTCACCGACATCTCCGACGGTCGGCTCATGGTGGGCCTCGGCGTCGGCGGCACCCCCGATGACAAGATCCTGGGCCAGCCGAAACTGGCAGTGCGTCAACGGGTCGACCGATTCCAGGAGTTCGTCGAGGTTCTGGATCGGACGCTGTCCGAGGATCACGTCAGTATCGACGGCACCTACTTCCGGACCGACGACATGCGGCTCGTGGGCGGCTCGGTCCGAGCGCGCGTCCCGCTGCTGCTGGCCGGAAACGGTCCGCGCTCAGTTCGTTTCGCCGCCCGGCACGGGGACGGGTGGATCACCACCGGCTCACCGTCGGAAACCATCGACGACTGGTTCGACGCGGTGGCCCGCAGCGTCGATGTTCTGCGGGAGGCACGCGCCGGCGACGACGCCCCGTTCGACACCTACCTCAGCCTCGACGCGTCGCCCCGCAACGCGCTCGAGAGCGTCGGGTTCTTCGACGACCTGGTCGGCCGCGCAACCGAACTCGGATTCTCCGACGTGGTGGTGCACTGGCCCCGAAAGACCGAACCCTACCGCGCTCCGCTCGCTGTTCTCGAACAGATCGCGTCGCGCGGGCTGCGGTGA
- a CDS encoding MMPL family transporter gives MALWLYRLGRFNFRHKWWIIAVWVLTLITLGALTSALSPKFATDFELPGTDSDKALTILSEDFPATNDQLLKASTKILVAADDGLAKHNAQLDALVAKARELREVTNPQMIQNPVRVAEQNPALGAQVLRDNGTVGIIEIQQNIPVQDLTTDDMKQFTDLLAEFRGNGLQVEGTGALMQVFEQGGVAELLGFAIAFIVMIVAFGALVASFIPIITGILGVGITMLAVTLSAKVIDVQQSATAIITMLGIAVSIDYALFIVSRYRSELNLGGTREAAAGRAVGTAGSAVVFAGLTVVIAVAALAVVGIPFITQMGIAAAGAVVVAVLGAITLIPALLGAFGKVAFRPRIPGIRHGDEPDTQPSNGLRFARFLTRYPLPVVIIGLVLLAIAAIPMTKMQLGIEATSDNEYAATQLLNRGFGEGVNGPLLVVVSDASGGDVATAANAVVAHVKTLDNVADPATIAWVGNGTGSDPTKQQGATAALISVTPEKSPSGPETHTLMDQIRDFGATHPDGATVNVGGQTAITSDISAKLSSALIPFLLVVVGLAFIILMVVFRSLLVPLTATIGFLFSVCATFGVTVAIFQEGDFGLIDHTKPIISFLPIFLVGVVFGLAMDYQVFLVTRMREEYVHGVSAKDSVIIGYQHGARVVASAALIMISVFASFMLAPDTIAKMMGFALAVAVFFDAFIIRMIVVPAIIALMGDTAWKLPRWLDRILPNVDIEGTAIREIPITDDPAPERDSAPAPA, from the coding sequence GTGGCGCTCTGGCTGTACCGGCTCGGCCGATTCAATTTCCGGCACAAGTGGTGGATCATCGCGGTCTGGGTGCTGACGCTCATCACGCTCGGCGCCCTCACCAGCGCCTTGTCCCCGAAGTTCGCAACCGACTTCGAACTTCCCGGCACCGATTCCGACAAGGCGCTGACCATCCTGTCGGAGGACTTCCCGGCCACCAACGACCAGTTGCTCAAGGCGTCGACCAAGATCCTGGTGGCCGCCGACGACGGTCTCGCCAAGCACAACGCGCAACTCGACGCGCTCGTCGCCAAGGCCCGCGAGCTGCGCGAGGTGACCAACCCCCAGATGATCCAGAACCCGGTGCGCGTCGCCGAGCAGAATCCGGCGCTCGGCGCGCAGGTGCTGCGCGACAACGGGACCGTCGGCATCATCGAGATCCAGCAGAACATCCCGGTGCAGGACCTCACCACCGACGACATGAAGCAGTTCACCGATCTGCTCGCCGAGTTCCGCGGCAACGGCCTGCAGGTCGAGGGCACCGGTGCGCTGATGCAGGTCTTCGAGCAGGGCGGGGTGGCCGAACTCCTCGGCTTCGCGATCGCCTTCATCGTCATGATCGTGGCCTTCGGCGCGCTGGTGGCCTCATTCATCCCGATCATCACCGGCATCCTGGGCGTGGGCATCACCATGCTCGCGGTCACGTTGAGCGCCAAGGTGATCGACGTCCAACAGAGCGCCACCGCCATCATCACCATGCTCGGCATCGCGGTCTCCATCGACTACGCGCTGTTCATCGTCTCCCGCTATCGATCGGAGCTGAATCTCGGTGGCACCCGGGAGGCGGCGGCGGGACGCGCCGTGGGTACCGCCGGATCGGCGGTGGTGTTCGCCGGCCTCACCGTGGTCATCGCGGTCGCCGCACTCGCGGTCGTCGGCATCCCGTTCATCACCCAGATGGGTATCGCGGCCGCCGGCGCGGTCGTCGTCGCTGTGCTCGGCGCCATCACACTGATCCCGGCACTGCTGGGTGCCTTCGGCAAGGTCGCGTTCAGGCCCCGCATCCCGGGTATCCGGCACGGCGACGAGCCGGATACACAGCCGTCCAACGGGCTCCGTTTCGCCCGGTTCCTCACCCGCTATCCGCTGCCCGTGGTCATCATCGGCCTGGTCCTGCTCGCCATCGCCGCCATCCCGATGACGAAGATGCAGCTGGGTATCGAGGCCACCAGCGACAACGAATACGCCGCAACGCAACTGCTCAACCGCGGGTTCGGCGAGGGGGTCAACGGCCCGCTGCTCGTCGTCGTCAGCGACGCCTCGGGTGGTGACGTGGCCACCGCGGCCAACGCCGTTGTCGCGCATGTGAAAACTCTCGACAACGTGGCCGATCCGGCGACGATCGCCTGGGTGGGCAACGGAACCGGCTCGGACCCGACCAAGCAGCAGGGCGCAACCGCCGCCCTGATCTCGGTGACTCCCGAGAAGTCACCGAGCGGGCCCGAGACGCACACCCTGATGGATCAGATCCGCGATTTCGGGGCGACCCACCCCGACGGCGCGACGGTCAATGTCGGCGGCCAGACGGCGATCACCTCGGACATCTCGGCCAAGCTGTCGTCGGCGCTGATCCCGTTCCTGCTGGTTGTCGTCGGGCTCGCCTTCATCATCCTGATGGTGGTGTTCCGGTCGCTGCTGGTGCCGCTGACCGCCACCATCGGCTTCCTGTTCTCGGTGTGCGCCACCTTTGGTGTCACGGTCGCGATCTTCCAGGAGGGTGACTTCGGTCTGATCGACCACACCAAGCCGATCATCTCGTTCCTCCCGATCTTCCTCGTCGGCGTGGTCTTCGGGCTCGCGATGGACTACCAGGTGTTCCTGGTGACACGCATGCGCGAGGAATACGTGCACGGGGTCTCGGCCAAGGATTCGGTGATCATCGGCTATCAGCACGGCGCCCGGGTCGTGGCCTCGGCCGCGTTGATCATGATCTCGGTCTTCGCGTCGTTCATGCTGGCACCGGACACCATCGCCAAGATGATGGGCTTCGCGCTGGCCGTGGCGGTCTTCTTCGACGCCTTCATCATCCGCATGATCGTGGTGCCCGCGATCATCGCGCTGATGGGCGACACCGCCTGGAAGTTGCCACGATGGCTCGACCGGATCCTGCCCAACGTCGACATCGAGGGCACCGCCATCCGCGAGATTCCCATCACCGATGACCCTGCGCCCGAACGCGATTCGGCTCCGGCGCCGGCCTGA
- a CDS encoding MFS transporter yields MTISDHRLPRALAPFARRQYRLLAMGLVLAMFADGVWTIAVVWQVIDLGGGPAQVSLATGAAAVGMVVSTLAGGVLTDRVSQRVIMIGLEAVKLIAFGLVGLASVLRALSLWHVVAAAVLGGVTTGMYYPAYSALLPSIVAPSELQAANGIEGFLRPVVFQAVGPMIAGAVIAATAPGPAVLLAAIASITSALFYVWMDPVSLRRDDAERLTGNPIRGVITDVSEGFAYLWRTPWLWATLFFACVLVLATMGPIEVLVPFALRERADGGASDHALVLAGFGAGAAIASLVFASIPMPRRYLTVMFAVWGFSSVPLVLMGLAEHTWLFVLAGFAMGVLFDGPMVLWGTLLQRRVPPALLGRVASLDFFVSVALMPVSMAIAAPVSHLLGLTTTFILAGLLPVPVALGFYLAARLWRDEVRHPINDVVSVVDPESGHAREMKIS; encoded by the coding sequence ATGACCATCTCCGATCACCGCCTGCCCCGGGCCCTGGCACCGTTCGCGCGGCGGCAGTACCGGCTGCTCGCGATGGGTCTGGTGCTGGCGATGTTCGCCGACGGGGTGTGGACCATCGCGGTGGTGTGGCAGGTCATCGACCTCGGTGGCGGACCGGCGCAGGTGTCGCTGGCCACCGGCGCCGCCGCAGTCGGCATGGTGGTGTCCACGCTGGCGGGAGGTGTTCTCACCGACCGTGTTTCACAGCGCGTCATCATGATCGGGCTCGAGGCCGTCAAACTGATCGCCTTCGGGCTGGTGGGTCTCGCGTCGGTTCTGAGGGCGTTGTCGCTGTGGCATGTGGTGGCCGCGGCCGTGCTGGGCGGCGTCACCACCGGCATGTACTACCCCGCCTATTCGGCGCTGCTGCCGAGTATCGTTGCGCCGTCAGAACTGCAGGCGGCCAACGGAATCGAGGGATTCCTGCGACCCGTCGTGTTCCAGGCCGTCGGCCCGATGATCGCCGGTGCGGTCATCGCCGCGACGGCACCGGGCCCCGCGGTTCTGCTGGCGGCGATCGCGTCCATCACATCAGCTCTGTTCTATGTGTGGATGGACCCGGTCTCCCTGCGTCGCGACGATGCGGAACGACTGACCGGCAACCCGATTCGTGGCGTCATCACCGATGTCTCCGAAGGTTTCGCCTACCTGTGGCGGACACCGTGGCTGTGGGCGACCCTGTTCTTCGCCTGCGTCCTCGTGCTCGCCACCATGGGTCCCATAGAGGTGCTCGTCCCCTTCGCTCTGCGCGAGCGCGCCGACGGCGGGGCGTCGGATCACGCCCTGGTGCTGGCCGGATTCGGTGCCGGCGCCGCGATCGCCTCCCTGGTGTTCGCGTCGATCCCGATGCCACGCCGGTATCTCACGGTCATGTTCGCGGTCTGGGGCTTCTCCAGCGTGCCACTGGTCCTGATGGGCCTGGCCGAGCACACCTGGTTGTTCGTGCTGGCCGGCTTCGCGATGGGCGTGCTCTTCGACGGTCCGATGGTGCTGTGGGGAACCTTGCTGCAGCGTCGCGTCCCGCCGGCACTGCTCGGCCGGGTGGCCAGCCTGGACTTCTTTGTCTCGGTGGCGTTGATGCCGGTGTCGATGGCGATCGCGGCCCCTGTCAGCCACCTCCTCGGGCTGACCACCACGTTCATTCTGGCGGGCCTGCTGCCGGTACCGGTCGCCCTCGGCTTCTATCTTGCGGCACGTCTGTGGCGCGACGAGGTGCGGCATCCCATCAATGATGTCGTCTCGGTGGTCGATCCGGAATCCGGCCACGCCCGCGAGATGAAGATCAGCTAA
- a CDS encoding response regulator, which translates to MTVRVVIADDQTVVREGLRSMLGLLDTLDVVGVAASGEEALELVDETEPDVLLTDLRMPGIGGVEAISRLVASGSSTRAVALTTYDDDATILAALSAGALGFLNKDADPETIEAALVSAAAGRSLLDEKALRALMSRGRSADDPPRRTPPDGLTEREVEVIALIAEGLSNQQIATRLVVSLSTVKTHINHILAKTACRDRAALVSYAFRHHLT; encoded by the coding sequence GTGACGGTACGGGTGGTGATCGCCGACGACCAGACCGTCGTCCGTGAGGGTCTGCGTTCGATGCTCGGGCTGCTCGACACCCTGGACGTGGTCGGGGTGGCCGCCTCCGGCGAAGAGGCACTCGAACTGGTCGACGAGACCGAGCCCGACGTCCTGCTCACCGACCTGCGCATGCCGGGTATCGGTGGCGTCGAGGCGATCTCGCGCCTGGTGGCATCGGGTTCGTCCACCCGCGCCGTCGCTCTCACCACCTATGACGACGACGCCACGATCCTCGCCGCCCTGTCGGCCGGCGCCTTGGGGTTCCTCAACAAGGACGCCGATCCGGAGACCATCGAGGCCGCTCTCGTCTCAGCCGCCGCCGGCCGTTCTCTGCTCGACGAGAAGGCGTTGCGCGCGTTGATGTCCCGTGGACGGTCGGCTGATGACCCACCCCGCCGAACACCTCCGGACGGGCTCACCGAGCGCGAGGTCGAGGTGATCGCGTTGATCGCCGAGGGGTTGTCGAATCAACAGATCGCGACCCGACTCGTCGTGAGCCTGAGCACCGTCAAGACCCACATCAATCACATCCTGGCCAAGACCGCGTGCCGAGACCGAGCGGCCCTGGTGAGCTACGCCTTTCGCCATCACCTGACGTGA
- a CDS encoding alpha-hydroxy-acid oxidizing protein, protein MIGPGRMRQNDIYTAGIHRRKPRVPTDFAELERRARRAMSERAWAYVGGGAGEGRTMAANRSALDRWAIVPRVLRDVSQRSLEVELFGQRLPAPILFAPVGAGSLVMSDADIHIGHAAAELGVPYIFSNQGSASMERVAREMEGVTPGAPRWFQLYWSVDDDLVDSLLVRAEKMGAAAIVVTLDTTMLGWRPQDLNLGSLPFARGEGIAQYTSDRRFTEIVAERAAAAGDSEKPEVSLGVIATLFSIARNTPGKLLRNLMAAEPRVGVQTFLDIYSRPSLNWTDVEGLRARTSLPILLKGVLHPDDARRAVDAGVDGIVVSNHGGRQIDGSISSIDALDAIAPVVDGRIKVLIDSGIYTGADVFKALALGADAACIGRPHMYGLALAGADGARDAVANIIAELDLTLGLAGYTRVADVDRDALQRM, encoded by the coding sequence ATGATCGGACCGGGGCGCATGCGGCAGAACGACATCTACACCGCAGGAATTCATCGGCGGAAACCACGGGTGCCGACCGATTTCGCCGAGCTCGAGCGTCGCGCACGACGTGCCATGAGCGAGCGGGCCTGGGCCTACGTCGGCGGTGGCGCCGGAGAGGGCCGCACGATGGCGGCCAATCGGTCTGCGCTCGATCGGTGGGCGATCGTGCCGCGCGTGCTGCGCGACGTCTCGCAGCGCTCCCTCGAGGTCGAGTTGTTCGGCCAGAGGCTGCCCGCGCCGATCCTGTTCGCGCCCGTCGGCGCCGGATCGCTGGTGATGTCCGACGCCGACATCCACATCGGCCACGCAGCGGCCGAACTCGGGGTGCCCTACATCTTCTCCAACCAGGGCTCGGCATCCATGGAGCGCGTGGCGCGAGAGATGGAGGGCGTTACTCCGGGGGCGCCGCGATGGTTCCAGCTGTACTGGTCGGTCGACGACGACCTCGTCGACAGCCTGCTCGTCCGCGCCGAGAAGATGGGTGCCGCAGCGATCGTCGTCACCCTGGACACGACGATGCTGGGGTGGCGACCGCAGGATCTCAACCTCGGGTCGTTGCCCTTCGCGCGTGGTGAGGGCATCGCACAGTACACCTCGGACCGGCGGTTCACCGAGATCGTCGCCGAACGTGCCGCTGCCGCAGGCGATTCGGAGAAACCCGAGGTGTCACTCGGTGTGATTGCGACACTGTTCTCGATCGCCCGCAACACCCCGGGCAAGTTGCTTCGCAACCTGATGGCGGCCGAACCGAGAGTCGGGGTGCAGACCTTTCTCGACATCTACTCACGGCCGTCACTGAACTGGACCGACGTCGAAGGGCTGCGTGCACGTACATCGCTGCCGATCCTGCTCAAGGGTGTGCTGCACCCCGACGACGCGCGCCGCGCCGTCGACGCCGGGGTGGACGGCATCGTCGTCTCCAATCATGGCGGCCGGCAGATCGACGGTTCGATCAGTTCCATCGACGCCCTCGACGCCATCGCGCCGGTGGTCGACGGCCGCATCAAGGTGCTGATCGATTCCGGGATCTACACCGGCGCAGATGTTTTCAAGGCACTGGCGCTCGGCGCCGACGCCGCGTGCATCGGCCGGCCACACATGTACGGTCTGGCGCTGGCGGGAGCCGACGGCGCGCGCGACGCCGTCGCCAACATCATCGCCGAACTCGACCTCACGCTGGGATTGGCCGGGTACACCCGTGTGGCCGACGTGGATCGTGATGCGCTGCAGCGGATGTGA
- a CDS encoding LysE/ArgO family amino acid transporter, producing the protein MPALAGLLTGAGLIIAIGPQNIFLLQQGVRRSHTAAVVAVCAVSDVVLIVAGVAGLGALVAAHPGVVTFAKLAGGAYIVVLGLMAAKRCLRSDAAIIANADEAATMSRWAAVATALALTWLNPHVYLDTVLTMGAIATSHGNGKWAFAIGACAASVLWFTSLGHGAGRLSKVFSSPRAWKILDGGVAVVMVGMGAALLLSA; encoded by the coding sequence ATGCCCGCGCTGGCGGGCCTGCTGACCGGTGCCGGTCTGATCATCGCGATCGGACCGCAGAACATCTTCCTGCTGCAGCAGGGGGTGCGCCGGTCACACACGGCTGCGGTGGTGGCGGTGTGCGCGGTGTCCGACGTGGTGCTGATCGTGGCGGGTGTTGCGGGCCTCGGCGCGCTCGTCGCCGCCCACCCCGGTGTGGTGACCTTCGCCAAGCTCGCCGGTGGCGCCTACATCGTCGTCCTCGGTCTGATGGCCGCCAAGCGGTGTCTGCGCAGCGATGCGGCCATTATCGCCAACGCCGACGAGGCCGCCACGATGAGCCGGTGGGCGGCGGTGGCCACCGCGCTGGCGCTCACCTGGCTCAACCCGCACGTCTACCTCGACACCGTGCTCACGATGGGCGCCATCGCCACCAGCCACGGAAACGGCAAGTGGGCCTTCGCGATTGGCGCGTGTGCGGCCAGCGTCCTGTGGTTCACCTCGCTCGGCCACGGGGCGGGTCGGCTGTCGAAGGTGTTCTCGAGCCCCCGGGCGTGGAAGATCCTCGACGGTGGGGTGGCCGTGGTGATGGTGGGCATGGGTGCGGCGCTGCTGTTGTCGGCGTAG
- the ku gene encoding non-homologous end joining protein Ku, with protein sequence MRSIWKGDLSFGLVNVPVKVYSATESHDRKSFQVDSKDGTRIRYRRVREGTDTEVDYSDIANAYETDSGETVILTKDDLSSLPVQKSPEISILEFVPVDQVDPIYFDKPYYLEPASKSPKAYALLAKALEETDRLAITSFTLRNRTRMAALRVVDGVMTLQTLLWPDEVRKPDFGFLDEDISIRDQELQMASSLIETMAKDYDPSEFEDTYQKELSKLIEAKAEGTEAFPTSDDEEPVDEDSEVADLLAALRASVKDRPADDSDEDKAPAKKAAPKKAPAKKAAAKKAPAKKAAAKKSTATKSTAKKTSRKAS encoded by the coding sequence ATGCGCTCGATCTGGAAGGGCGATCTCAGCTTTGGTCTGGTGAATGTGCCGGTCAAGGTGTATTCCGCGACGGAAAGCCACGACCGCAAGTCGTTTCAGGTGGACTCCAAGGACGGCACCCGGATCCGCTATCGCCGCGTCCGTGAGGGCACCGACACCGAGGTGGACTACTCCGACATCGCCAACGCCTACGAAACGGACTCCGGTGAGACGGTCATCCTCACCAAGGACGACCTGTCGTCGTTGCCGGTGCAGAAGAGCCCGGAGATCTCGATCCTGGAGTTCGTGCCGGTCGATCAGGTGGACCCGATCTACTTCGACAAGCCCTACTACCTGGAACCGGCCTCCAAGTCGCCCAAGGCTTATGCCCTGTTGGCCAAGGCACTCGAGGAGACCGACCGCCTCGCCATCACCTCGTTCACCCTTCGCAACCGCACCCGGATGGCGGCGCTGCGCGTCGTCGACGGCGTGATGACATTGCAGACGCTGCTGTGGCCCGACGAGGTACGCAAACCCGACTTCGGGTTCCTCGACGAGGACATCAGCATCCGTGACCAGGAACTGCAGATGGCGTCGTCGCTGATCGAGACGATGGCCAAGGACTACGACCCGAGCGAGTTCGAGGACACCTACCAGAAGGAGTTGTCCAAGCTCATCGAGGCCAAAGCCGAGGGGACCGAGGCGTTCCCGACCTCCGACGACGAGGAGCCGGTCGACGAGGACTCGGAGGTCGCCGATCTGCTCGCGGCGCTGCGTGCATCGGTGAAGGACCGCCCGGCCGACGACAGCGACGAGGACAAGGCACCGGCCAAGAAGGCCGCCCCGAAGAAGGCGCCGGCCAAGAAGGCCGCTGCGAAGAAGGCGCCGGCCAAGAAGGCTGCCGCCAAGAAGAGCACGGCCACCAAGTCCACCGCGAAGAAGACCTCCCGCAAGGCGAGCTGA